The window AGTCTGAGAGAATCTCACCTGCTCTGGAAGAAACGTAATCTGCAGTTTCAATATCGAATTTGGTCTGGATGAAGGTATCCCTGTGCCTGGAAAGCAATTTCAGGAAAGTATACACGATAGCCTCGTTGATTCCTGTGCCCGAACAGCTGGAAACCGAGCCTCCGGTTAAAGCTTCTGCTTCACAGTTTCGTGCCTGCATGAACTCAAGAATGCTTTTTACTCCCTCAAGGCAACGCCTGAACCCTGAGGTCCACTCATTTGCGATCAGGTCATACCCTCTGGCAATGTCCATAAGGTCGTAAAGGGTAATGTTCTGTTTCCTGAGATCGGCCGTTGCTTCAGGGTCTTCAAGATCGAATTCGTCCACGCTATTTACCCTTACTCCTGCATGCCCGAAAGCCCTGTAGAACTCAACCGCGTCTTCGCAGCTCGTTGCCCGGACAAAAGCATGGGCGTGGGCAGCAAGGTTCTCAAATTCCTCGGTTTCAAGCCGGAAACCTGCTTTTCCACAGCAAGTTTGTTCTCCCTGTTCTCTGGAGATTTCACCTGCAGCCATTGCCAGAGGAATCAGAAGTAAAAAAGCGCCAAAGTGTGTATTTCCCCCCTGCTGCCAGGCAGAACTTTCGTAAACCGCGCTCTTGAGAAGTGTTCCTATCCCGTCTCTGCTCCTTGCAGCAAGTTCAAGGACAGGATAGGCGGCAACCGAAGAAGCTACAAAATGCTCAAAACAGGTATCAGGATAATTATGTTCCCTATCA is drawn from Methanosarcina lacustris Z-7289 and contains these coding sequences:
- a CDS encoding triphosphoribosyl-dephospho-CoA synthase — protein: MNLNNPAFSCHIPERAEEFRTSSQIARCAQLAMLLEVSASPKPGNVDREHNYPDTCFEHFVASSVAAYPVLELAARSRDGIGTLLKSAVYESSAWQQGGNTHFGAFLLLIPLAMAAGEISREQGEQTCCGKAGFRLETEEFENLAAHAHAFVRATSCEDAVEFYRAFGHAGVRVNSVDEFDLEDPEATADLRKQNITLYDLMDIARGYDLIANEWTSGFRRCLEGVKSILEFMQARNCEAEALTGGSVSSCSGTGINEAIVYTFLKLLSRHRDTFIQTKFDIETADYVSSRAGEILSDWETSGKTTREFTSILPAIQEFDSELLEKRINPGSTADIIIAGLFISLLGGLRF